A genome region from endosymbiont of Acanthamoeba sp. UWC8 includes the following:
- a CDS encoding ATP-binding protein — translation MSIAFSAVKLFPDVEPKAIIPKIIDDLMPPIIRGIAIAGMLSVTMSTADSALNTAGILIIHNTLPANWFYTDRIKLFFLRIFTFITGIIAMFIALRNYNIISVLVLSEILSFSALGIPLLLGMLDLKVSNKSFWVCNVFAGCAYFISNYYNIREFAVPIITCMAGISGFMLVHLIENRKIVFIERRYTQRKSGKLVLLNTIKNFYTLLPNFKTASSYLKTNLDKFSANYLMFGIFCCINYTVPYFMWTYQKPENYLLMLSMRLIAGILCTGLLVKDYWPEKIKKYFSIYWYITVLYCLPFMTTIMFMLMEAHIEWLINLTLAIMLLTMLVDWISFIVILITGTILGYLFYRIAIGVPDIPTDFDTIYLLIYVCVFSSLIGLLFARKKEVVNEGKLEAMRLFGASIAHEVKDPLSSLNMCIQHIEMILKKLADSSKLEQSEIDNYHSQLVELIEILKNTSIQGIKIIDSLLTSLKSSVIADDRGEYLISECIKQSITEYHQGNSNPNHIQILLSKNIKFHGSMQYMKHLFFNLFRYAYKHNTRSLNIDIRTEGNILYFKDNGRGILKEDLPFIFDRFYSDSKSGNGIGLAFCKIVMEDIGGSIKCNSEVGRFTEFALHFPIINKKL, via the coding sequence ATGAGTATAGCTTTTTCTGCCGTAAAACTATTTCCCGATGTAGAACCTAAAGCAATTATACCTAAAATAATTGATGATTTAATGCCTCCTATAATTCGAGGCATCGCAATAGCGGGCATGCTGTCAGTCACTATGTCTACTGCTGATTCCGCTCTCAATACGGCGGGTATATTAATTATTCATAATACATTACCTGCAAATTGGTTTTACACGGATAGAATTAAATTATTCTTTTTAAGAATATTTACATTTATAACCGGCATTATCGCTATGTTTATTGCTTTACGAAATTACAATATTATTAGCGTATTAGTTTTAAGTGAAATATTATCATTTTCAGCACTAGGTATCCCCTTACTTTTAGGTATGCTGGATTTAAAAGTAAGTAATAAATCTTTTTGGGTATGTAATGTTTTTGCCGGGTGTGCTTATTTTATTTCTAATTATTATAATATACGAGAATTTGCTGTTCCAATTATTACATGTATGGCCGGCATTAGCGGATTTATGTTAGTTCATCTTATTGAAAACCGAAAAATAGTATTTATTGAAAGAAGATATACACAACGAAAATCCGGTAAATTAGTCCTCCTAAATACAATAAAAAATTTTTATACTTTATTACCTAACTTTAAAACCGCTTCATCATATTTGAAAACTAATCTTGATAAGTTTAGTGCTAATTATCTTATGTTCGGAATTTTTTGCTGTATAAATTATACCGTGCCATATTTTATGTGGACTTATCAAAAGCCTGAAAATTATCTGCTTATGCTCTCAATGCGGCTAATTGCAGGCATTTTATGTACAGGGTTACTCGTAAAAGATTATTGGCCTGAAAAAATAAAAAAATACTTTTCTATTTATTGGTATATTACCGTGCTTTATTGTTTGCCGTTTATGACAACCATTATGTTTATGCTGATGGAAGCCCATATTGAATGGCTTATAAATTTAACTTTAGCAATTATGCTACTTACTATGCTGGTCGATTGGATCAGCTTCATCGTAATATTAATAACCGGCACCATTTTGGGATATTTGTTTTATAGAATTGCAATTGGAGTTCCGGATATTCCTACGGATTTTGATACAATATATCTCTTAATTTATGTTTGTGTCTTTTCCAGTTTAATCGGTTTATTATTTGCAAGAAAAAAAGAAGTTGTTAATGAAGGGAAACTTGAGGCAATGAGGTTGTTCGGAGCATCAATAGCCCATGAAGTTAAAGATCCGTTAAGCTCACTTAATATGTGTATCCAACACATTGAAATGATTTTAAAAAAGTTAGCTGATAGCTCAAAATTAGAGCAATCCGAAATTGATAATTACCATTCACAGCTAGTAGAATTAATAGAAATTCTAAAAAATACGAGTATTCAAGGTATTAAAATTATTGATAGCCTCCTTACATCCCTAAAAAGTAGCGTGATCGCTGATGATAGAGGAGAATACCTGATTAGCGAATGTATAAAACAATCAATTACGGAATATCACCAAGGTAATTCAAATCCGAATCATATTCAAATACTTTTGTCCAAAAATATAAAGTTTCACGGTTCGATGCAATATATGAAGCATCTATTTTTTAACTTATTCAGATATGCATACAAGCATAATACCCGTTCTTTAAATATTGATATACGCACGGAAGGTAATATTTTATATTTTAAGGACAATGGACGCGGGATACTAAAAGAAGATTTGCCTTTCATATTTGATAGGTTTTATTCTGATTCAAAAAGCGGCAACGGCATTGGACTCGCATTTTGCAAAATAGTAATGGAAGATATCGGCGGATCAATCAAATGTAATTCCGAAGTAGGAAGGTTCACTGAGTTTGCACTTCATTTCCCTATTATAAATAAAAAACTTTAA
- the thpR gene encoding RNA 2',3'-cyclic phosphodiesterase, with the protein MSVPIIGNAFIGIAIPEHITDLITALYNNDLKNIKYIKPSNLHITLKFLGKSDERKIILIKEALNYIRFPHFDIILNKAVFWNPNIVVVEVELNPYLNTIKHELDEILFRHALFDIDKRPFKPHITIARTKAKFNKIELNNLLTTYKAINNKKFQSNQIHLYQSLRIEGKQSDYIKLFTV; encoded by the coding sequence ATGTCAGTACCAATAATCGGCAATGCTTTTATCGGAATAGCCATTCCTGAGCATATTACTGACTTAATTACCGCCTTATATAATAATGATTTAAAAAATATAAAGTATATTAAACCATCTAATTTGCATATTACCCTTAAGTTCTTAGGCAAATCGGATGAGCGGAAAATTATACTTATAAAAGAAGCTTTAAACTATATTAGGTTTCCTCACTTTGATATTATCCTTAATAAGGCGGTATTTTGGAACCCTAATATAGTTGTGGTGGAAGTAGAGTTAAATCCATATTTAAATACAATTAAACATGAGCTTGATGAAATACTCTTCCGGCATGCTTTGTTTGATATTGATAAAAGACCATTTAAACCCCATATCACAATTGCACGCACAAAAGCAAAATTTAATAAAATTGAACTTAACAACCTTTTAACCACTTATAAGGCAATCAATAATAAAAAGTTTCAATCTAATCAGATTCATTTATACCAATCATTAAGGATTGAAGGGAAGCAAAGTGACTATATAAAATTATTTACCGTTTAA
- the hpf gene encoding ribosome hibernation-promoting factor, HPF/YfiA family, with translation MQVSIIGKHLDIGDSLREYIEKSITGNVTKYFDSAISAHVAIAKEGHHFKNHLFKTEIIVNEGTGNKVLIKGEGLEADVYQSFDDAVRRMEKQLRRYKSKVKNHHNIRPEKEFAATKYIISPSTEEDEVEETSEAPVIIAEKATSIQSLSVSDAVMRMDLMNLPALLFINSGTNKLNLVYYRSDGNISWVDTNVSA, from the coding sequence ATGCAAGTATCAATTATAGGAAAACATTTAGATATCGGTGATTCTCTACGGGAGTATATAGAAAAAAGTATTACCGGGAATGTAACTAAATATTTTGATTCGGCAATAAGCGCTCATGTTGCAATCGCAAAAGAAGGGCATCACTTTAAAAATCATTTATTCAAAACTGAGATTATTGTCAATGAAGGCACGGGAAATAAAGTATTAATAAAAGGCGAAGGCTTAGAAGCGGATGTTTATCAAAGCTTTGACGATGCAGTAAGAAGAATGGAAAAACAACTGCGACGTTATAAATCAAAGGTTAAGAACCACCATAATATAAGGCCTGAGAAGGAGTTCGCAGCAACTAAATACATAATCTCTCCTTCTACTGAGGAAGATGAGGTCGAAGAAACTTCCGAGGCTCCCGTTATAATAGCTGAAAAAGCAACCAGCATACAAAGCTTAAGTGTGAGCGATGCAGTTATGAGAATGGATTTGATGAATCTTCCCGCTCTATTATTTATTAATAGTGGAACCAATAAGCTAAATCTGGTATACTATCGCAGCGACGGGAATATTTCCTGGGTAGATACTAACGTTTCAGCTTAA
- the rlmN gene encoding 23S rRNA (adenine(2503)-C(2))-methyltransferase RlmN, protein MNVRKYKKNLIGLDKVELAAAIKELGESSFRAKQIWQWIYRIGIADFNHMTNLPASLREKLNESYTLERAQVSRELISFDETRKWLLKFSDSNEIEAVFIPEKTRGTLCVSSQVGCTLNCSFCHTGTQNLVRNLTAGEIVAQILHAKDSLSDWNFKEENRKLTNIVMMGMGEPLLNYDNVAKALKIVMDPDGLGISKRKITLSTSGIIPLIEKCGDELGVNLAISLHAVRDDLRNILVPINKKYPIKDLLNACRKYAPTQNSFRKVTFEYVMLKGINDSKQDAKELVRLIEGIPAKINIIPFNKWPGTEYQCSDKKTIHEFAQVVEAAGYMSPVRRPRGQDILAACGQLKSESIKLRKSST, encoded by the coding sequence ATAAATGTCAGAAAATATAAAAAAAACTTAATCGGTTTGGATAAAGTAGAGCTCGCTGCAGCAATTAAAGAGCTTGGCGAGTCTTCTTTTCGTGCGAAACAAATTTGGCAATGGATATACCGCATAGGTATTGCCGATTTTAATCATATGACTAATCTCCCCGCTTCCTTAAGAGAGAAGCTTAATGAGTCATATACTTTAGAGCGTGCACAAGTTTCTAGAGAACTGATTTCTTTTGATGAAACTAGAAAGTGGTTATTAAAATTTTCTGATAGTAATGAAATAGAAGCTGTTTTTATTCCTGAAAAAACCAGAGGTACTTTATGTGTTTCCTCACAAGTCGGATGCACATTAAACTGCAGCTTTTGCCATACGGGAACGCAAAATTTAGTTAGAAACTTAACTGCGGGAGAAATTGTTGCGCAGATTCTACATGCTAAGGACTCTTTATCAGATTGGAATTTTAAAGAAGAGAACAGAAAACTTACCAATATTGTTATGATGGGAATGGGTGAACCGTTACTTAATTATGATAATGTGGCAAAAGCATTAAAGATTGTTATGGATCCTGACGGGCTTGGGATATCAAAAAGAAAAATTACTCTTTCCACTTCAGGAATTATTCCCCTAATTGAAAAATGCGGTGATGAGCTTGGGGTTAACCTTGCAATTTCCTTACATGCGGTGAGAGATGATTTGAGAAATATATTGGTTCCTATCAATAAAAAGTATCCTATAAAAGATTTACTTAATGCTTGTAGAAAATATGCTCCCACACAAAACAGTTTTAGGAAAGTAACATTTGAATATGTCATGCTTAAAGGAATAAACGATAGTAAACAAGATGCAAAAGAATTAGTACGGTTAATTGAAGGGATTCCGGCGAAAATCAACATAATTCCGTTTAATAAATGGCCTGGCACCGAATACCAATGCTCCGACAAGAAAACAATTCATGAATTTGCTCAAGTTGTGGAGGCAGCTGGTTATATGTCCCCCGTAAGAAGACCGAGAGGGCAGGATATTTTAGCTGCATGCGGGCAATTAAAATCAGAAAGTATAAAATTAAGGAAATCCTCCACTTAA
- a CDS encoding DMT family transporter: protein MTRKNAFGIYWMIFHGITLTLMFALGKTLSQKMDVMQMIFTYHLIALLITLFYTFITGFEKIKTSRIKIHFLRGSLNVCGYITYFYGLKFTTLDSATSITYLIPIFLSYLGTIFFNEKLNRKRFVTLILGLAGVLVILKPGAPTFEITSLWVFVSVILWSASDLLTKNLGRTENALSQVFYNTLFGSLLSAPFAAYGWQNVIVIDDFFYYHLNKLTLFSSNHKYI, encoded by the coding sequence ATGACACGAAAGAATGCATTTGGCATATACTGGATGATATTTCACGGTATTACCCTCACTCTAATGTTTGCCTTAGGTAAAACACTTAGCCAAAAAATGGATGTAATGCAAATGATATTTACCTATCATCTTATTGCATTATTAATTACTCTTTTTTACACATTTATCACAGGATTTGAAAAGATTAAAACCTCTAGAATCAAAATACATTTTTTGAGGGGTAGTCTTAATGTATGCGGGTACATAACCTACTTTTACGGTTTGAAATTTACTACTCTTGATAGCGCAACCTCTATTACTTACTTAATTCCTATTTTTCTTTCATATCTAGGCACAATATTTTTTAATGAAAAACTTAATAGAAAAAGATTCGTTACTCTTATACTCGGCTTAGCTGGTGTTTTGGTTATATTAAAACCGGGAGCACCGACGTTTGAGATAACAAGTTTATGGGTGTTTGTCAGTGTTATATTATGGTCAGCATCCGACCTTTTAACTAAAAACCTCGGCAGAACGGAAAATGCACTTAGCCAAGTATTTTATAATACTCTTTTCGGCAGCCTTTTAAGCGCTCCCTTTGCTGCATACGGTTGGCAAAATGTGATTGTTATTGATGATTTTTTTTATTATCACCTTAATAAGCTTACTTTGTTTAGCAGCAACCACAAGTATATTTAG
- a CDS encoding sodium:solute symporter, whose amino-acid sequence MEYLARYFDIDKAIILIFLVFTLIIGIIAGRKTKDTNDYAIADKAYGSPILLLTLSVSLIGGGSTIGEAAQFYSDGLVYLIASIGTPVSILLTALYVTPKFDRRFNGRISVADMIEYFYGYTPSRFAGIIGYFVCLGILSMQCMVMGYLTFIFLEISYSASVCLSVGLLIAYSTFGGIRAITVTNVFQFAMLIVMVPLIASVSVTEAGGLNSIFSSFKTNSHMQILNHPKFFDYLALFLFWSLPFSAFFPPQIQRYLMAKDHKQATRITFLYFF is encoded by the coding sequence ATGGAGTATTTAGCAAGATACTTTGATATTGATAAAGCAATAATACTAATTTTCTTAGTATTTACCCTAATCATCGGCATAATTGCCGGCAGAAAAACAAAAGATACAAACGATTATGCAATCGCCGATAAGGCATACGGCTCTCCTATACTTCTCCTCACCCTAAGCGTGAGTTTGATAGGAGGAGGTTCTACGATAGGTGAAGCAGCCCAATTTTATAGTGACGGTTTAGTATACCTTATCGCTTCAATAGGTACCCCTGTTTCAATATTACTTACTGCTTTATATGTAACTCCGAAATTCGATCGTAGGTTTAACGGCAGGATTTCAGTTGCGGATATGATTGAATATTTTTACGGTTATACTCCGAGCAGATTTGCCGGAATAATCGGATATTTTGTATGCTTAGGAATTTTAAGTATGCAATGTATGGTAATGGGATATCTAACTTTTATTTTTTTAGAGATAAGTTATTCGGCAAGCGTTTGTTTATCAGTAGGATTATTAATAGCATATTCAACTTTCGGAGGAATTCGAGCAATAACCGTTACTAATGTATTTCAATTTGCAATGCTAATTGTAATGGTACCGCTGATTGCAAGTGTATCAGTGACGGAAGCAGGAGGTTTAAACAGTATATTTAGTAGTTTTAAAACTAACTCCCATATGCAAATTTTAAACCATCCGAAATTTTTTGATTACTTAGCATTATTTTTATTTTGGTCATTACCCTTCTCTGCCTTTTTTCCTCCGCAAATCCAGCGATATTTAATGGCAAAAGACCACAAACAAGCAACCAGGATAACTTTTTTATATTTTTTTTAA
- a CDS encoding DedA family protein, with protein MYEVFLQLVDLVKTFGYLGIFIMTFIESTFAPIPSEVTLIPAGFLVSQGEMNFFVVLFVSVLGTIGGSLFNYWIASHFGRRLLLKFGKYFFINEDKLKSIEFFFERHGAISTFSGRLLPGIKHFISFPAGLGRMNLRIFTIYTLAGGLIWNSTLLTLGYLIGENKALLKQYIKQINIVIIIILTLVALLYYFKNKKKTS; from the coding sequence ATGTATGAAGTTTTTCTGCAGTTGGTTGATCTTGTTAAAACCTTTGGATATTTAGGTATATTCATTATGACTTTTATCGAGAGTACTTTTGCTCCGATCCCCAGTGAAGTAACTCTTATACCTGCGGGGTTTTTAGTCTCACAAGGTGAAATGAACTTTTTTGTAGTATTATTCGTAAGCGTACTCGGAACTATTGGAGGATCTTTATTTAACTATTGGATCGCTTCTCACTTCGGAAGAAGACTTTTGCTTAAATTCGGCAAGTATTTTTTTATTAATGAAGATAAACTTAAGTCTATTGAATTCTTTTTTGAAAGGCATGGGGCTATTTCAACTTTTAGCGGCAGGCTCCTTCCCGGTATCAAGCACTTTATCTCCTTCCCGGCAGGCCTTGGCCGGATGAATTTAAGGATTTTTACTATTTATACATTAGCAGGCGGCTTAATTTGGAATTCCACACTACTTACTTTGGGTTATTTAATCGGTGAAAACAAAGCATTGTTAAAGCAATATATTAAACAAATAAATATTGTTATAATTATAATTCTGACGCTGGTAGCTCTGCTCTACTATTTTAAAAATAAGAAAAAAACTTCTTAA
- a CDS encoding GNAT family N-acetyltransferase, whose translation MDNELKIILDKAPTEQDLEFLSEGLDKDTFNKIGIEKLEENIALFIKDETGNMYGGLSMILYLGCIYIRDVFVAEIIRNRGFATRLIHKAEAIAKENNCGFLALHTHQWQARGLYEKLGFKLKYIESGYKLNSELYYMVKIINPDCGYNFKIS comes from the coding sequence ATGGATAATGAATTAAAAATTATTTTGGATAAGGCTCCCACTGAGCAAGATTTGGAATTTCTTTCCGAGGGACTTGATAAAGATACTTTTAATAAAATTGGTATTGAGAAGTTGGAAGAGAATATTGCTCTCTTTATTAAGGATGAGACGGGCAATATGTATGGCGGATTAAGCATGATTTTATATTTGGGTTGTATTTATATTCGTGATGTATTCGTGGCAGAGATTATCAGAAATAGGGGATTTGCAACTCGGTTAATACATAAAGCGGAAGCGATCGCCAAAGAAAATAATTGCGGTTTTCTGGCGCTTCATACTCATCAGTGGCAAGCCAGAGGGTTATATGAAAAACTCGGGTTCAAGCTTAAATATATTGAATCGGGTTATAAGCTCAACTCAGAATTATACTATATGGTAAAAATTATTAATCCCGATTGCGGATATAATTTTAAAATAAGTTAA